The following proteins are co-located in the Candidatus Hydrogenedentota bacterium genome:
- the polX gene encoding DNA polymerase/3'-5' exonuclease PolX, with product MNRKEVAAILEEIALLLELSGENPFKARSYENVARQILQSAEDVTDLVKAKRLRELKGVGEAIEQKITELVTTGQLKYYQELRAKFPESLFDLFKIPGLGPKRIKTLYEDLSIKTLGELEYACVENRLVSLKGFGPKMQQKVLDGLAFAKRHQGLFLVDTALEAAYAIRDHVRTGKSVSRVEIAGSLRRRKEVVKDIDVLASGSKPDAIMTRFAEAPGVEAVTNRGETKSSVVLSSGIAVDLRVVSNEQFPYALAHFTGSKEHNVAMRQRAKERKMKLNEYGLFKGEDRLIPCEDETAIFAALDLPFIAPELREDMGEFEADSLPDLVTRDDLIGVMHCHSTYSDGRSSIEEMAAAARDLGYAYIGFADHSQTAAYAGGLTPADVAKQHKEMAAIAEKLDGIRILKGIESDILGDGSLDYDEKTLKRFDFVIASVHSRLNMPESEATKRLIGAIRNPFTTILGHPTGRLLLSREGYPLDMDAVFDACAEHRVAIEINANPHRLDLDWRHIRKAKERGIKFCIGPDAHSVEGLADVDFGLGIARKGWLEKKDLLNCMDAEELLAWRQSK from the coding sequence ATGAACCGCAAGGAAGTCGCTGCAATCCTTGAGGAAATCGCCCTTCTGCTCGAATTGTCGGGCGAGAACCCATTCAAGGCCCGCTCATACGAGAACGTCGCACGGCAAATACTTCAGTCCGCCGAGGACGTTACCGACCTGGTCAAGGCGAAACGTCTGCGCGAACTGAAGGGCGTAGGGGAAGCCATCGAGCAAAAGATCACCGAACTGGTGACTACGGGTCAGCTCAAATACTATCAGGAGCTGCGTGCAAAGTTCCCCGAGTCCCTGTTCGACCTCTTCAAGATTCCCGGTCTGGGTCCCAAGCGCATCAAGACGCTCTACGAGGACCTGAGCATCAAGACCCTGGGAGAATTGGAATACGCCTGTGTCGAGAACCGGCTCGTGTCCCTCAAGGGATTCGGACCTAAGATGCAGCAGAAGGTGTTGGACGGCCTGGCATTCGCGAAACGTCACCAGGGACTTTTCCTTGTCGATACTGCATTGGAGGCTGCTTACGCCATCCGGGATCACGTGCGCACGGGAAAATCGGTTTCGCGTGTCGAGATCGCGGGCAGCCTCCGCCGCCGCAAGGAGGTCGTCAAGGATATCGACGTGTTGGCTTCGGGGAGCAAACCGGACGCAATCATGACCCGGTTCGCGGAAGCGCCGGGCGTCGAGGCCGTCACGAACCGCGGCGAGACGAAATCCAGCGTCGTCTTATCATCGGGAATCGCCGTAGATCTCCGGGTCGTATCCAACGAGCAGTTCCCGTATGCTCTCGCGCACTTCACGGGCAGCAAAGAGCACAACGTCGCCATGCGGCAACGCGCTAAAGAGCGCAAGATGAAACTCAACGAGTACGGGCTGTTCAAAGGAGAGGACCGCCTTATCCCGTGCGAAGATGAGACCGCGATCTTCGCTGCATTGGACCTCCCTTTCATAGCTCCCGAGCTTCGCGAAGACATGGGCGAGTTCGAAGCGGATTCCCTGCCTGACCTGGTTACGCGGGACGACCTGATCGGGGTCATGCACTGTCATTCAACGTACAGCGACGGCCGAAGCAGCATCGAGGAAATGGCCGCAGCAGCCCGAGACCTGGGCTATGCCTACATCGGGTTCGCGGACCACAGCCAGACGGCGGCCTATGCAGGCGGACTCACACCCGCCGACGTTGCCAAGCAGCATAAGGAAATGGCGGCCATAGCTGAGAAACTTGATGGGATCCGTATTCTCAAGGGTATCGAATCTGACATACTGGGCGATGGGTCGCTTGACTACGACGAAAAGACCCTCAAGCGCTTTGACTTCGTGATCGCGTCGGTCCACAGCAGGCTCAACATGCCGGAATCGGAGGCAACAAAACGCTTGATTGGGGCGATCCGCAACCCGTTTACGACCATATTGGGGCATCCGACGGGAAGGCTGCTCTTGTCACGGGAAGGATATCCCCTCGACATGGACGCTGTGTTTGATGCGTGCGCAGAGCACCGCGTAGCTATCGAGATCAACGCGAACCCCCACCGGCTGGACTTGGATTGGCGTCACATCCGGAAAGCCAAAGAGCGAGGCATCAAGTTCTGCATCGGGCCCGATGCACACAGCGTCGAAGGGCTGGCGGATGTCGACTTCGGCCTCGGGATTGCCCGCAAAGGATGGTTGGAGAAGAAAGACCTGCTCAACTGTATGGACGCGGAGGAACTGCTTGCATGGCGGCAATCAAAATGA
- the aroA gene encoding 3-phosphoshikimate 1-carboxyvinyltransferase, whose translation MSMQVQEIRPRRNLNAVVSVPGSKSCTARALLMAALTRGVSTLTGTAQGDDAGYMSEGIRALGAELTREKDTVTVKVRRLTPPDTPLYLGNSGTAMRFLTAACASIPGKTVLDGSPRMRERPIEDLANALREWGLDAQTRNGCPPVSIVSTGQYGGTTHISGSASSQYLSGLLMAAVLANRDAIILVEGELVSKPYVELTIAMMAERGIKTQDEGYSAFRVPCGQRYVPGTYAIEADASGASYFFAAAAIAGGRVRVRNLARASRQGDAQFPWVLERMGCKVTAGLDWFEVAGADRLQGLEIDLNAMPDMAQTLAVTALFAEGPTTIRNVANLRIKECDRIEALTRELRKLGATVTEFGDGLRIVPGELRGAEIDTYDDHRMAMSFALAGLRVPGVVIKDPGCVSKTFPDFFDRFETLA comes from the coding sequence ATGAGCATGCAGGTTCAGGAGATACGACCGCGCAGAAACCTGAATGCCGTGGTTTCTGTGCCGGGCTCGAAAAGCTGCACGGCGCGAGCGCTGCTCATGGCGGCGCTCACGCGCGGAGTCTCAACACTTACCGGCACAGCGCAGGGAGACGATGCGGGTTACATGAGCGAGGGCATTCGCGCTCTCGGGGCCGAATTAACACGAGAAAAAGACACTGTCACCGTTAAAGTGCGCCGCCTGACCCCTCCCGACACGCCTCTATATCTTGGAAACTCGGGAACGGCGATGCGTTTTCTCACAGCGGCGTGCGCCAGCATCCCCGGAAAGACCGTGCTGGACGGCAGTCCCCGAATGCGTGAACGGCCGATTGAGGACCTCGCCAACGCCCTGCGCGAATGGGGACTCGATGCACAGACCCGTAACGGCTGTCCTCCTGTCAGCATCGTTTCGACTGGTCAATATGGAGGAACAACACATATCAGCGGGTCTGCGAGCAGTCAGTATCTCAGCGGGCTGCTCATGGCAGCGGTTCTGGCCAATCGCGACGCGATCATTCTGGTCGAAGGGGAACTGGTCTCGAAACCGTATGTCGAGTTGACCATTGCCATGATGGCCGAACGGGGTATCAAGACCCAAGACGAAGGCTACTCGGCTTTTCGCGTCCCATGCGGACAGCGGTATGTTCCGGGTACGTACGCGATCGAGGCTGATGCCTCCGGGGCCTCCTACTTCTTCGCGGCGGCCGCCATAGCCGGAGGCCGGGTACGCGTGCGGAATCTGGCAAGAGCGTCGAGACAGGGAGATGCACAATTCCCGTGGGTACTCGAACGTATGGGATGCAAGGTGACCGCGGGACTGGATTGGTTCGAAGTCGCAGGTGCGGACCGTCTCCAAGGCCTGGAAATCGATCTCAACGCCATGCCTGATATGGCCCAGACTCTGGCAGTGACGGCACTGTTTGCGGAAGGCCCAACCACGATCCGGAACGTCGCGAACCTCCGCATCAAGGAATGCGATCGCATCGAGGCCCTGACCCGCGAGTTGCGAAAGCTCGGCGCGACTGTGACGGAATTTGGCGATGGCCTCCGAATCGTCCCGGGCGAACTTCGCGGCGCTGAGATCGATACCTATGACGACCACCGCATGGCCATGAGCTTTGCGCTCGCGGGCCTCCGCGTCCCCGGCGTCGTCATTAAGGACCCGGGATGCGTATCCAAGACTTTCCCGGATTTCTTCGACCGTTTCGAAACTCTGGCGTGA
- a CDS encoding M20 family metallopeptidase encodes MGAALNRIIESNLAEIVALRHEFHQHPETRFKETWTSERLSSVLKEWGIPHTCGLARGTGIVASIDGKPGKTIALRTDIDGLEIDEATSLPYASRIPNRMHACGHDGHMATVLGAARVLLEFRGSLHGSVRLLFQPGEEQGGGARHMIADGALDGVDAIFGLHGWPQLEAGKVAIKSGPMMASADFFRIHVQGKGCHGADPASAIDPVLVAAHITTSLQTIVSREIDPRKPAVVTIAHIDAGTTTNIIPDTALLEGTIRSFDGETDALLRESIERIACNTAQAFRASASVAFGEKPYPALINDEAMTRLLLDSALTTLGNGNVVVLTEPQMVAEDFACYLEKVPGAFFFLGVANEPNQPYPPLHSAYYDFNDKAVPAGIAVMAELALRFLSDKR; translated from the coding sequence ATGGGCGCCGCACTTAACAGGATCATCGAATCCAACCTGGCGGAAATCGTCGCGCTTCGACACGAGTTCCACCAACATCCGGAAACCCGTTTCAAGGAAACATGGACCTCGGAACGCCTCTCGAGCGTATTGAAGGAATGGGGAATCCCGCATACCTGCGGTCTGGCACGCGGTACTGGAATCGTCGCGTCGATCGATGGGAAGCCCGGCAAGACCATCGCTCTCCGCACCGACATCGATGGCCTCGAGATCGATGAGGCGACCAGCCTGCCGTATGCGTCGCGGATACCGAACCGCATGCATGCCTGCGGCCATGACGGCCATATGGCAACCGTGCTCGGCGCGGCACGCGTGCTTCTGGAATTCCGCGGCTCGCTTCATGGAAGCGTGCGGCTCTTGTTCCAGCCCGGCGAGGAGCAGGGGGGCGGCGCTCGCCACATGATCGCCGACGGCGCGCTCGATGGCGTCGATGCCATATTCGGCTTGCACGGCTGGCCGCAGCTCGAGGCCGGAAAGGTCGCCATAAAAAGCGGTCCTATGATGGCAAGCGCCGACTTCTTCCGGATCCACGTTCAGGGGAAGGGTTGCCATGGCGCCGACCCCGCTTCCGCAATTGACCCGGTGCTTGTCGCGGCGCACATTACGACATCACTGCAGACCATCGTCAGCAGGGAAATCGATCCTCGAAAACCCGCCGTCGTCACGATCGCGCACATCGACGCGGGCACCACGACCAACATCATCCCCGATACCGCCTTGCTCGAAGGCACCATTCGCAGTTTTGACGGTGAGACGGATGCCCTGTTGCGGGAGTCTATCGAGCGGATCGCCTGCAACACGGCCCAGGCATTTCGCGCGTCGGCATCGGTAGCGTTTGGGGAAAAGCCTTACCCCGCCTTGATCAACGACGAGGCCATGACGCGGTTGCTGCTCGACAGCGCGCTCACAACGCTTGGAAACGGAAACGTCGTTGTTCTTACTGAACCGCAGATGGTGGCCGAGGATTTTGCCTGCTATCTCGAGAAGGTACCGGGTGCGTTCTTCTTTCTCGGCGTTGCGAACGAGCCCAATCAACCGTACCCGCCCCTGCACAGTGCCTACTACGACTTCAACGACAAAGCGGTTCCTGCCGGCATCGCCGTGATGGCAGAGCTGGCCCTGCGGTTTCTTTCAGACAAACGTTGA
- a CDS encoding alpha-galactosidase, with protein MKTRYLKSGLIVLIAGCGALVSTAGTAETALTGITLFACDANGTVNPALRFNSGPVDAAWDLFVARAGDGPAPSPVWLNKEDNRISIPLAPGTHSFVLYFDSPGLDRFMGLNLFFDGVEATAAISGYVDTQAPDSSSLKANTAGKTHGLPITDIPGAGALSFASGTKGLWTAGISGEPRLTVALTEFAVTPGAEGGPDLVGQTAASPSGAPDFVARFTLAVTEEPRKPMDLIQWLRTEAGMSSFLADSASSEAISAETAQAIPMPFGFLYGERPSAGLLPTWQISRGSAKLDDSRTSCTVSYKDGRTGLEVRWEGIQYSDFPAVEWVMYFKNNGAQDTPVLSDIQTINTAFSHETASPYRLHHFKGGVAEADAYRPYTTDLAPSTTTSLGGAGGRPSNKDMPFFNLECGAEGIFAAVAWSGQWAARLVRDDKNGLAFIAGQETTHFVLHPGEEVRTPGIVLLFWKEGDWIDAQNLWRRWMMAHGMTRPGGKLPEPMLLASSSRAYEEMQGANEQNQIMFIDRYLEENLGLNYWWMDAGWYPCDGAWYKVGTWEVDTTRFPNGFKPISDHAHANGLKILVWFEPERVTAGRWITLNHPEWVLGGANGGLLNLGEPEVRQWLTDHIDKLLTDNGIDLYRQDFNMDPLPYWQANDPEDRKGISEIRHVTGYLAYWDELLRRHPGMLIDTCASGGRRNDLETLRRAVPLWRSDYAFEPIGHQGMTYGLSFIIPFHGTGTVAHVDAPYYGSGKTPVQPYAFWSNACPSIGCGFDLRIKDLDYDALRRLFRQWRSIAPYYYGDFYPLTEYSVEPGAWMGWQFNAPESGGGFVQAFRRQKSDVLGMQMRLRGLETESAYTVEFFAKGKTEEYTGAQLMLEGLRLYIDEMPGYEVARYQKKP; from the coding sequence ATGAAAACACGTTACCTGAAGTCAGGGTTGATTGTGCTCATTGCGGGCTGCGGCGCACTCGTGTCAACGGCAGGAACTGCCGAAACGGCACTGACGGGGATCACGTTGTTCGCATGCGACGCGAACGGAACGGTGAACCCAGCGCTCCGGTTCAACAGCGGGCCTGTGGACGCCGCATGGGACCTCTTCGTGGCGCGCGCTGGGGATGGCCCCGCCCCAAGCCCCGTATGGCTCAACAAGGAAGACAACCGAATCAGCATTCCTCTCGCCCCGGGAACGCATTCTTTTGTACTCTATTTCGACTCGCCCGGCCTGGACCGCTTCATGGGGCTCAATTTGTTTTTCGATGGCGTCGAAGCCACAGCCGCAATATCGGGGTATGTTGACACCCAGGCGCCGGATTCCTCTTCGCTCAAGGCAAACACCGCAGGAAAGACGCACGGACTCCCCATCACCGATATCCCGGGGGCCGGAGCTTTGTCATTCGCCAGCGGCACAAAGGGGCTCTGGACGGCCGGCATCTCCGGCGAGCCGAGACTCACGGTCGCTCTGACGGAATTCGCCGTGACGCCCGGCGCGGAAGGCGGCCCGGATCTCGTCGGTCAGACTGCGGCGTCTCCAAGTGGGGCGCCCGATTTTGTTGCCCGGTTCACCCTTGCTGTAACTGAGGAGCCAAGAAAACCTATGGACCTCATCCAATGGCTGCGAACAGAGGCGGGCATGAGCAGCTTCCTTGCGGACTCCGCGTCCAGCGAGGCAATTTCGGCTGAAACAGCCCAGGCCATACCGATGCCTTTTGGTTTTCTGTATGGGGAACGGCCTTCGGCCGGCCTCTTGCCAACGTGGCAAATCTCCCGCGGCAGCGCAAAGCTGGATGATTCGCGCACATCCTGCACCGTCAGCTACAAAGATGGGAGGACAGGACTGGAAGTGCGTTGGGAAGGCATTCAATACTCCGATTTCCCGGCGGTCGAGTGGGTGATGTATTTCAAGAACAACGGTGCACAAGACACGCCTGTCCTTTCCGACATTCAGACCATCAACACCGCTTTCAGCCACGAAACGGCTTCCCCGTACCGCCTGCATCATTTCAAAGGCGGTGTGGCGGAAGCGGATGCGTACCGCCCCTACACGACCGACTTGGCGCCCTCGACCACGACCTCCCTGGGCGGCGCCGGGGGACGCCCCTCCAACAAAGACATGCCGTTCTTCAATCTCGAGTGCGGCGCGGAAGGAATCTTCGCTGCCGTGGCATGGTCCGGGCAATGGGCCGCGCGCCTCGTGCGGGACGACAAGAACGGCCTGGCCTTCATCGCCGGCCAGGAGACAACGCATTTCGTGCTGCACCCCGGCGAGGAAGTGCGCACACCCGGCATCGTCCTATTGTTCTGGAAGGAAGGGGACTGGATAGACGCCCAGAACCTCTGGCGGCGCTGGATGATGGCCCACGGAATGACCAGGCCCGGCGGCAAACTGCCCGAGCCGATGCTTCTGGCTTCGAGCTCGCGGGCGTATGAGGAGATGCAGGGCGCCAATGAACAAAACCAGATCATGTTCATCGACCGTTATCTTGAGGAGAATCTGGGGCTCAATTACTGGTGGATGGACGCGGGCTGGTACCCGTGCGACGGCGCCTGGTACAAGGTGGGCACGTGGGAAGTCGATACAACGCGTTTCCCGAACGGGTTCAAACCCATCAGCGATCATGCCCACGCCAACGGCCTGAAAATCCTGGTGTGGTTCGAGCCGGAACGCGTAACGGCCGGGCGGTGGATAACGCTTAACCATCCCGAATGGGTCCTGGGCGGAGCCAACGGAGGTCTCCTGAATCTCGGCGAACCCGAGGTACGCCAGTGGCTCACAGACCACATTGACAAGCTGCTGACCGATAACGGGATCGATCTGTACCGCCAGGATTTCAACATGGACCCGCTTCCCTACTGGCAGGCAAATGACCCGGAAGACAGGAAAGGGATTTCCGAGATCCGTCACGTCACGGGATATCTCGCATATTGGGACGAACTGCTTCGGCGCCATCCGGGCATGCTCATCGACACCTGCGCGTCCGGCGGAAGGCGCAACGATCTCGAGACACTCCGGCGGGCCGTCCCCCTGTGGCGCAGCGACTATGCATTCGAGCCCATCGGCCACCAAGGGATGACGTATGGCCTCTCGTTCATCATTCCCTTCCACGGAACCGGCACTGTCGCGCATGTTGACGCCCCGTATTACGGCTCCGGCAAAACGCCCGTGCAACCGTATGCCTTCTGGAGCAACGCCTGCCCGAGCATCGGGTGTGGCTTTGACCTGCGCATCAAGGACCTTGATTACGACGCATTGCGCAGACTCTTCCGGCAATGGCGGAGTATTGCGCCCTATTATTATGGGGATTTTTACCCGCTCACCGAATATTCCGTGGAACCCGGCGCCTGGATGGGCTGGCAGTTCAATGCGCCCGAATCCGGCGGCGGCTTTGTCCAAGCCTTCCGGCGCCAGAAAAGCGATGTACTGGGCATGCAGATGCGTCTGCGTGGACTTGAAACCGAAAGCGCCTACACCGTCGAGTTCTTCGCCAAAGGGAAGACTGAAGAATACACGGGCGCCCAGCTTATGCTCGAAGGGTTAAGGCTCTACATCGACGAAATGCCCGGGTACGAAGTCGCCCGCTACCAAAAAAAGCCGTGA
- a CDS encoding SAM-dependent chlorinase/fluorinase produces the protein MSPLITLTTDFGERDFYVAAMKGVILSRCPQASVVDLGHALPPRDLVAAALFLEGAAPHFPDGTIHVAVVDPGVGTSRHPVAVRAGNQCFVCPDNGLLTLVLKHLPLHEARVITSPACLAASISPTFHGRDVFAPAAAYLAAGNPFCEIGPVQKTLHKLNIPEPAWVSETRLDGAVIHVDAFGNLVTNITDAWLEGKKIRRLRVGLLTLKGIASTFADVPEGEPLAYSGSSGRLEIAVNQGHAANQYGVARNSTVELEA, from the coding sequence ATGAGTCCGCTTATCACATTGACGACCGATTTCGGCGAACGGGATTTCTATGTTGCCGCGATGAAAGGCGTCATCTTGTCCCGATGCCCTCAGGCGTCCGTCGTCGATCTTGGTCACGCTTTGCCCCCGCGGGATCTGGTTGCGGCTGCCTTGTTTCTGGAGGGCGCCGCGCCGCACTTTCCGGACGGCACGATACACGTGGCAGTTGTTGACCCCGGCGTGGGCACATCGCGCCATCCGGTGGCGGTCCGTGCCGGTAACCAGTGTTTCGTCTGCCCGGACAACGGTCTCCTGACCCTTGTCTTGAAGCATTTGCCCCTGCATGAGGCGCGCGTCATCACCAGCCCGGCGTGCCTGGCGGCGTCAATAAGCCCGACCTTCCACGGGCGCGACGTATTCGCTCCGGCAGCGGCATACCTGGCCGCCGGCAATCCCTTTTGCGAGATTGGCCCCGTTCAGAAAACCCTTCACAAACTCAACATCCCCGAACCGGCATGGGTTTCAGAAACCAGGCTCGACGGCGCGGTAATTCATGTAGACGCGTTTGGGAACCTGGTGACCAACATCACGGACGCGTGGCTCGAAGGGAAGAAGATTCGCAGACTCCGAGTGGGATTGCTCACGCTGAAGGGAATCGCCTCCACCTTTGCTGACGTTCCTGAAGGCGAGCCGTTGGCTTACTCTGGCAGTAGCGGCCGCCTGGAAATCGCTGTCAACCAGGGCCATGCGGCTAATCAATACGGCGTGGCCAGAAACAGCACCGTCGAATTAGAGGCATGA
- the nth gene encoding endonuclease III — MAAIKMTREANRERAREVLHALARAYPDARCSLDFKDPLQLLVATILAAQCTDERVNITTPALFKRYRTAKDYVSAPDQELQEAIRSCGFYRQKAKAIKTACRTIVEHFGGKVPGTMEGLLQLDGVGRKTANVLLGECFNTPGIIVDTHCKRVSARLAFTKNGDPAKIEQDLMRIVPQERWTEFSHCLVFHGRATCQARNPKCSQCCVRELCPFPDTREGKKIAR, encoded by the coding sequence ATGGCGGCAATCAAAATGACCCGGGAAGCAAATCGAGAACGCGCGCGTGAAGTCCTGCACGCGTTAGCGCGGGCTTATCCCGATGCGCGATGTTCGCTGGACTTCAAGGATCCGCTTCAGTTGCTCGTGGCTACCATCCTCGCGGCTCAGTGCACGGACGAGCGCGTCAACATCACCACTCCGGCTTTGTTCAAGCGGTACAGGACAGCGAAAGACTACGTCAGCGCGCCTGACCAGGAGCTGCAGGAGGCCATTCGGAGCTGCGGGTTTTACCGCCAGAAAGCAAAGGCCATCAAAACGGCGTGCCGGACCATCGTCGAACACTTCGGCGGGAAGGTGCCGGGCACCATGGAGGGCTTGCTTCAACTCGATGGCGTGGGCCGGAAAACGGCGAACGTCCTGCTCGGCGAATGTTTCAACACGCCTGGGATCATCGTCGACACCCACTGTAAACGCGTGAGCGCGCGTTTGGCCTTCACTAAGAATGGCGACCCGGCCAAAATCGAGCAGGACCTGATGCGAATTGTGCCTCAGGAGCGCTGGACGGAGTTCTCGCACTGCCTGGTATTCCACGGCCGCGCGACATGCCAGGCGCGCAATCCCAAGTGCTCTCAGTGCTGCGTTCGAGAGCTTTGCCCCTTCCCCGATACGCGGGAAGGCAAAAAGATCGCCAGATAG